From the Nitrospirota bacterium genome, one window contains:
- a CDS encoding DUF4124 domain-containing protein has product MVYLALMGGGTFILILLLIFIPGAYSYADIYKYVDEDGVVHFTNTPPGKNYKKVMSESRKKVVRVAKIIKK; this is encoded by the coding sequence ATGGTATATTTGGCTTTGATGGGTGGAGGAACTTTTATTTTAATATTATTGCTTATTTTTATCCCAGGGGCATATTCTTATGCGGACATTTATAAGTATGTCGATGAAGATGGAGTAGTACATTTTACAAACACCCCTCCTGGCAAGAATTATAAAAAAGTAATGTCAGAAAGCCGGAAAAAAGTTGTCAGAGTAGCTAAGATTATAAAAAAGTAA